The following coding sequences are from one bacterium window:
- a CDS encoding DUF2179 domain-containing protein, producing MLTELANWLTSVGQGQVWLLAVGIFCARIADQSFGAMRTISIVRGFKVLAALFGFLEVLIWINVVAQVIRNLNEWYLGVVYAAGFAAGSFVGMWIESRIAIGHQMVRVIARREAGLADKLWERNYSVVEMDGKTKTGEVDILFVAEKRRNVPKLLRTINELDPQAFLTVEDVKQVGLRSRDPSVVWGEKVLGDMSKWVKPKRKA from the coding sequence TTGCTGACGGAGCTGGCCAATTGGCTGACGAGCGTCGGTCAGGGGCAAGTCTGGCTCCTGGCCGTTGGGATATTTTGCGCGCGTATCGCCGATCAGAGCTTCGGCGCCATGCGCACGATCTCGATTGTGCGCGGCTTCAAAGTATTGGCCGCGCTATTCGGGTTTCTCGAAGTTCTGATCTGGATCAACGTCGTTGCGCAGGTCATCCGCAATCTCAACGAGTGGTATCTCGGGGTCGTCTATGCGGCGGGCTTCGCGGCGGGCAGCTTCGTGGGTATGTGGATCGAGTCGCGGATAGCCATTGGTCATCAAATGGTACGCGTGATTGCCCGGCGTGAAGCAGGGTTGGCCGACAAGCTGTGGGAGCGTAACTACTCGGTCGTCGAGATGGACGGCAAGACCAAGACCGGCGAAGTGGACATCCTATTCGTGGCCGAAAAGCGCCGCAACGTGCCCAAGCTCTTGCGCACGATTAACGAGCTCGATCCGCAGGCCTTTCTGACGGTTGAGGATGTGAAGCAGGTCGGCCTTCGTTCCCGCGATCCCAGTGTGGTGTGGGGCGAGAAGGTAC